One region of Triticum aestivum cultivar Chinese Spring chromosome 6B, IWGSC CS RefSeq v2.1, whole genome shotgun sequence genomic DNA includes:
- the LOC123137978 gene encoding probable L-type lectin-domain containing receptor kinase S.5, giving the protein MAPPRRGQRATTGLAVLLLLYAISACSLLPAARAQATTFTSTRNGSEFTTFSFPSFGNPLRQLPGNLTVLGNATVNGNALQITPDTRNDPEKFLINQTGRVMYPRAYVLWAANASNSSADGRRVASFSTVFKVNLFRATPSVKGEGFAFLIASDGGAPPPPGSHGGYLGLTNASTDGSAANGFAAVELDTVKQPYDPDDNHVGLDVNGVRSTVVASLTPFGIDLATNNTDDDGSHMVWIEYNGTARHVWVYMAKNGSRPGTPVLDAPLDLSRVLLGKKAYFGFSASTGVLYQLNCLHSWDMTVEVLPDDTIPGKQPLSGWKLGLAIGVPCAFALALGLFAGLYSKSRRRRIGDDSSSMVRSTINFASIPGVPKEFDYKDLRKGTGNFDEKMKLGQGGYGVVYRATVVGEHGQSMEVAVKQFSGANTKGQEDFLAELSIINLLRHRNLVKLLGWCHQDGVLLLVYDFMPNGSLDRLLFGGPEAPVLTWGHRYNIVAGVASALNYLHHEYDQRVIHRDIKPSNIMLDAAFNARLGDFGLARALETDKTSYTDKLGVPGTLGYIAPECFHTGRATRESDVFGFGAVILEIVSGRRISCSNAAGCSQLLEGVWQLHGAGEGRILEAVDRRLAPGEFDEGDAERLLLLGLACSHPNPGERPRARAIVQILARSAPPPDVPASKPAFMWPALPVVLGDDDGEMPVSGTSTALTSSSSYYASSAGWTTQNYLLTREHDVTDRDMSTA; this is encoded by the exons ATGGCGCCTCCCCGCCGCGGTCAACGCGCCACCAccggcctcgccgtcctcctcctgctCTACGCCATCTCCGCATGCTCGCtcctccccgccgcccgcgcccaggCCACCACCTTCACCAGCACCCGCAACGGCAGCGAGTTCACCAccttctccttcccctcgttcgGCAACCCGCTGCGGCAGCTCCCCGGCAACCTCACCGTGTTGGGCAACGCCACCGTCAACGGGAACGCTCTGCAGATCACGCCGGACACCAGGAACGACCCGGAGAAGTTCCTCATCAACCAGACCGGCCGGGTCATGTACCCCAGAGCCTACGTGCTCTGGGCCGCCAACGCGTCCAACTCCAGCGCCGACGGTCGGCGCGTCGCCTCCTTCTCCACCGTGTTCAAGGTCAACCTCTTCCGCGCGACCCCGTCCGTCAAGGGCGAAGGGTTCGCGTTCCTCATCGCGTCCGATGGCGGCGCCCCCCCGCCTCCCGGCAGCCACGGCGGCTACCTTGGCCTCACCAACGCGTCCACCGACGGTAGCGCCGCCAACGGGTTCGCCGCCGTGGAGCTGGACACGGTGAAGCAGCCCTACGACCCCGACGACAACCACGTCGGCCTCGACGTGAACGGCGTCCGGTCCACGGTCGTCGCCTCCCTCACCCCCTTCGGCATCGACCTCGCGACCAACAACACCGACGACGACGGCAGCCACATGGTCTGGATCGAGTACAACGGCACGGCGCGGCACGTGTGGGTGTACATGGCCAAGAACGGTAGCAGGCCGGGCACTCCCGTGCTCGACGCGCCGCTGGACCTCTCGAGGGTCCTCCTCGGCAAGAAGGCCTACTTCGGCTTCTCGGCGTCCACCGGCGTGCTGTACCAGCTCAACTGCTTGCACAGCTGGGACATGACGGTGGAGGTTCTCCCCGACGACACCATCCCCGGCAAGCAGCCGCTCTCCGGCTGGAAGCTCGGGCTTGCCATCGGCGTGCCGTGCGCCTTCGCCCTGGCGCTCGGGCTGTTCGCCGGCCTGTACAGCAAGAGCAGGCGGAGGAGGATAGGGGACGACTCGAGCTCGATGGTCCGGAGCACCATCAACTTCGCGAGCATCCCCGGGGTGCCCAAGGAGTTCGACTACAAGGACCTGAGGAAAGGGACGGGCAACTTCGACGAGAAGATGAAGCTGGGGCAGGGCGGGTACGGCGTGGTGTACCGCGCCACCGTGGTCGGGGAGCACGGCCAGAGCATGGAGGTCGCCGTGAAGCAGTTCTCCGGGGCCAACACCAAGGGGCAGGAGGACTTCCTCGCCGAGCTCAGCATCATCAACCTCCTCCGCCACCGCAATCTCGTCAAGCTCCTCG GCTGGTGCCACCAGGATGGCGTGCTGCTGCTGGTGTACGACTTCATGCCCAACGGCAGCCTGGACAGGCTCCTCTTCGGCGGGCCGGAGGCCCCGGTGCTCACCTGGGGGCACCGCTACAACATCGTCGCCGGCGTGGCGTCCGCCCTCAACTACCTCCACCACGAGTACGACCAGCGGGTGATCCACCGCGACATCAAGCCGTCCAACATCATGCTGGACGCCGCCTTCAACGCGCGGCTCGGCGACTTCGGCCTCGCCCGCGCGCTCGAGACCGACAAGACCTCCTACACCGACAAGCTCGGCGTCCCGGGCACGCTCGGCTACATCGCGCCGGAGTGCTTCCACACGGGCCGCGCCACGCGGGAGTCGGACGTCTTCGGCTTCGGCGCCGTCATCCTGGAGATCGTCTCCGGCCGCCGCATCTCCTGCAGCAACGCCGCAGGGTGCAGCCAGCTGCTGGAGGGCGTGTGGCAGCTCCACGGCGCCGGCGAGGGCCGCATCCTCGAGGCCGTCGACCGGCGGCTCGCGCCCGGGGAGTTCGACGAGGGCGACGCCGagcggctgctgctgctgggccTCGCGTGCAGCCACCCGAACCCCGGGGAGCGGCCGAGGGCGCGCGCCATCGTGCAGATCCTGGCGcgctccgcgccgccgccggacgtgcCGGCGTCCAAGCCGGCCTTCATGTGGCCCGCGCTGCCGGTCGTGCtcggggacgacgacggggagaTGCCGGTGTCCGGGACCAGCACGGCGCTGACCTCCTCGTCGTCGTACTACGCCTCGTCGGCGGGGTGGACGACGCAGAACTACCTGCTGACCAGGGAGCACGACGTGACGGACAGGGACATGTCCACGGCGTGA